From the Clostridiales bacterium FE2011 genome, one window contains:
- a CDS encoding zinc ABC transporter substrate-binding protein translates to MKKLLALLLVLTLFLPALAAAETIVTSFYPVWILTLNLTEGIESVKVVNLAEPTTGCLHDYTLQNSDMVTLSQANALLVNGAGMESFLPVVTGAYPSLPVIDATAGLPFLHESDTLEIGEAEEGEEVNSHLWLDPQRAAGMAANLAEGLISLMPDREAEILENLHAYQERLQALDETIREETKDIDRKVIIFHEAFPYFAEACGLTAAAVVNKEPEDILPTAQLVRVTELIFNIGVPMPLILKSAEEDPSVNTLVNETGIHVCELDPMTSGPENPPLDYYESIMMQNVKTLLNAIAQ, encoded by the coding sequence ATGAAGAAATTACTTGCCCTTCTGCTTGTACTTACGCTTTTCCTTCCGGCTCTTGCTGCCGCGGAAACCATTGTTACCAGCTTTTACCCTGTCTGGATTCTGACCCTGAACCTGACCGAAGGGATTGAATCCGTCAAAGTTGTGAACCTGGCAGAGCCGACAACGGGCTGCCTGCACGATTACACCCTGCAGAACTCCGATATGGTCACGCTTTCACAGGCGAACGCCCTCCTGGTCAACGGTGCCGGTATGGAATCCTTCCTGCCGGTCGTTACGGGAGCCTATCCCAGCCTGCCGGTCATTGACGCGACTGCCGGCCTTCCCTTTCTCCACGAATCAGACACCCTCGAAATCGGCGAAGCCGAAGAGGGCGAGGAAGTCAATTCCCATCTCTGGCTGGATCCCCAGCGGGCTGCCGGTATGGCTGCAAACCTGGCGGAAGGGCTGATCAGCCTGATGCCGGACAGGGAGGCGGAAATTCTGGAAAACCTGCATGCGTATCAGGAACGCCTTCAGGCCCTGGATGAAACCATCCGGGAGGAAACCAAAGACATAGACCGGAAAGTCATCATCTTCCATGAGGCTTTCCCCTATTTTGCTGAAGCCTGCGGGCTGACCGCCGCGGCTGTTGTCAACAAGGAACCGGAAGACATCCTGCCAACCGCCCAGCTGGTCCGGGTGACGGAACTCATCTTCAACATCGGCGTCCCGATGCCGCTGATCCTGAAATCAGCTGAAGAAGATCCTTCCGTCAATACCCTGGTCAATGAAACCGGCATTCACGTCTGCGAACTGGATCCCATGACCAGCGGTCCTGAAAACCCGCCCCTGGATTACTATGAATCCATCATGATGCAGAACGTCAAAACCCTGTTAAACGCTATAGCTCAGTAA
- the dnaA gene encoding chromosomal replication initiator protein DnaA has product MNMESLWEQTCALLSREMNYVSYSTWVDGNMVPGMLEDDTLFVVVKMERMISMIQNKYADLIERKLTEVAGKAVHIVLLTKDEMKARTETDEDTDKTDDTDPHLNPKYTFESFVVGNGNRFAHAAALAVAESPAEAYNPLFIYGGVGLGKTHLMQAIGHFIHQSDPKKKILYMTSESFTNELISAIQLKKTYEFREKIRKVDVLMVDDIQFIAGRESTQQEFFNTFNELHNDNKQIILTSDKPPKDIQRLEERLCSRFEWGLVADIQRPDVDTRVAILREKTVQDNIEVPDDVLQLIAGKIDSNIRELEGCLTRLVAYSTLVKEPITLDLCERALKEIFDSKRHKQITSELIMQTVSDYYGLSMDDMTGPTRKREITVPRQIAMYLTREMTGMSLPQIGTVFGGRDHTTVLHSCKTVEANMTANTDIKAVVEDIKTLVKNAQ; this is encoded by the coding sequence ATGAACATGGAGTCGCTCTGGGAGCAGACGTGTGCCCTGCTGTCGCGGGAAATGAACTACGTGTCCTACAGCACGTGGGTAGACGGCAATATGGTGCCCGGAATGCTGGAGGACGATACTCTGTTTGTCGTGGTGAAAATGGAACGCATGATCTCCATGATCCAGAACAAGTATGCGGATCTGATTGAGCGGAAGCTGACGGAAGTAGCCGGCAAGGCTGTCCATATTGTGCTGCTGACAAAGGATGAGATGAAAGCCCGTACCGAAACGGATGAAGATACGGATAAAACGGATGATACAGATCCACATCTCAATCCCAAATATACCTTTGAGAGCTTCGTGGTCGGCAACGGCAACCGCTTTGCCCATGCCGCGGCGCTGGCGGTGGCAGAGAGCCCCGCGGAAGCCTATAACCCGCTGTTCATTTACGGCGGCGTGGGCCTGGGCAAGACCCACCTGATGCAGGCGATCGGACATTTCATCCATCAGTCTGATCCGAAGAAGAAAATCCTGTACATGACCAGCGAAAGCTTTACCAACGAGCTGATCAGCGCGATCCAGCTGAAGAAGACCTATGAATTCCGGGAGAAGATCCGGAAAGTTGACGTGCTGATGGTGGACGATATCCAGTTCATCGCCGGCCGGGAGAGTACCCAGCAGGAGTTCTTCAATACCTTCAATGAACTGCATAACGACAACAAGCAGATTATCCTGACCAGCGATAAACCGCCGAAGGATATCCAGCGCCTGGAGGAACGGCTGTGCAGCCGCTTCGAGTGGGGCCTGGTGGCCGACATTCAGCGTCCGGACGTGGATACCCGTGTGGCTATCCTGCGGGAAAAAACCGTACAGGACAATATCGAAGTGCCGGATGACGTGCTGCAGCTGATTGCCGGCAAGATTGACAGCAACATCCGTGAACTGGAGGGCTGCCTGACCCGGCTGGTGGCGTATTCCACCCTGGTGAAGGAACCGATCACCCTGGACCTGTGCGAACGGGCTCTGAAGGAGATCTTCGATTCCAAACGGCATAAGCAGATCACCTCCGAGCTGATCATGCAGACCGTCAGCGATTATTACGGACTGTCCATGGATGACATGACCGGCCCCACCCGGAAACGGGAAATCACGGTGCCCCGGCAGATCGCTATGTACCTGACCCGGGAGATGACAGGCATGAGCCTGCCCCAGATCGGAACCGTATTTGGCGGCCGGGATCATACGACGGTGCTTCACAGCTGCAAGACGGTGGAGGCAAACATGACCGCGAACACCGATATCAAAGCGGTGGTGGAGGATATCAAAACACTGGTGAAGAACGCGCAATAA
- the pheS gene encoding phenylalanine--tRNA ligase subunit alpha, with translation MEQKIKALQEQMEQKIGQIDTKEKLAAFWQEFLGKKGAIADLMKGLGAVAKEDRPAMGKVINEFKILVEEKYQALSAKMDELELAARNRREQVDITLPGKGLPLGGLHPLTLVKNEMINVFASMGFDVFEGPEIEDDDHNFTRLNVPKDHPSRDMQDTFYLDNELLLRTQTSGGQIRVMDMQKPPIKVLVPGRVFRSDSDATHSPMFHQMEGLVVDKGITLCDLQGMLDKFVQQIFDANVRTRLRPSYFPFTEPSVEVDVSCFECGGKGCSLCKHTGWIEVLGGGVVHPKVLENCGIDPNVYSGIAFGIGIERITMLKYGINNIGLLFENDMRFLKQFKE, from the coding sequence ATGGAGCAGAAGATCAAGGCACTGCAGGAACAGATGGAACAGAAGATCGGCCAGATCGACACAAAGGAAAAGCTGGCAGCCTTCTGGCAGGAGTTTCTGGGCAAAAAGGGTGCCATCGCCGATCTGATGAAGGGTCTGGGTGCCGTGGCAAAGGAAGACCGGCCGGCTATGGGCAAAGTCATCAATGAGTTTAAGATACTGGTGGAAGAAAAGTACCAGGCCCTGAGCGCAAAGATGGACGAGCTTGAGCTGGCTGCCCGCAACCGCCGGGAGCAGGTGGATATCACCCTGCCCGGAAAGGGACTGCCGCTGGGCGGACTGCATCCCCTGACGCTGGTGAAGAATGAAATGATCAACGTTTTTGCCAGCATGGGCTTCGATGTTTTTGAAGGACCGGAAATCGAGGATGACGACCACAACTTCACCCGCCTGAATGTGCCGAAGGATCATCCTTCCCGTGATATGCAGGATACTTTCTACCTGGATAATGAACTGCTGCTGCGTACGCAGACCAGCGGCGGCCAGATCCGGGTGATGGACATGCAGAAGCCGCCGATCAAGGTGCTGGTTCCCGGACGGGTTTTCCGTTCCGACAGCGACGCGACCCATTCCCCCATGTTCCATCAGATGGAAGGCCTGGTGGTGGACAAGGGTATCACCCTGTGCGACCTGCAGGGAATGCTGGACAAGTTCGTGCAGCAGATTTTTGACGCGAATGTGCGTACCCGGCTCCGTCCCAGCTATTTCCCCTTCACAGAACCGAGCGTTGAAGTGGACGTCAGCTGCTTTGAATGCGGCGGCAAGGGCTGCAGCCTGTGCAAGCACACCGGCTGGATCGAAGTACTCGGCGGTGGCGTGGTCCATCCCAAGGTGCTGGAGAACTGCGGCATCGATCCGAACGTCTACTCCGGTATCGCGTTCGGCATCGGTATTGAGCGGATCACCATGCTGAAGTACGGCATCAACAATATCGGACTGCTGTTTGAGAACGATATGAGATTCCTGAAGCAATTCAAAGAATGA